The uncultured Fretibacterium sp. region CCTCGAGGTCCTGAAGCTGGCCAAAAGTCAGGTCCAGCGTTCCAATGCCTTTTCGGACAAGCTCTCCGGTGCCTTCACGGGCGTCCTGAGCGGGGCCTCGGAGACCTACTTCTGGATCAGCATCGGCGGCCGGAGGCTGCGCATCGAGGTCCATTCCGAAGACACGCTGGAGTCCTTGGCCAAGCGCATCAACACGACTCTCAAGACGCAGAGGCCGCCGTTCGGCGTGACCGCTTCCGTCGTGGACAAAAAGCTGATTCTGAAGAGCGACGCCACCGGCCTGGGCGAGGACACTCGGAAGGTCTCGATGACCCGCTCCAGCAAGGCATACGACCTTTTGGGGGATATGTATATCGACCCCAGAGCTCTGAAGGATCTGGTCGTCAAGAGCAAGGATGGCAAGAAGACTTGGAAGCGGGGCGTGGACTTCGACATCACGGCCGGGAACCAGATCCGCTGGCGCGACTACGAGCCGCAGACGGCCCCTGCCGGGGCGACGTATCAGGTGAAGTACAAGGCGAAGTCCGGGGATGTCTATACGACGGGCGGAGCGACCTATGGCCCAAGCGACATCGTGCGCGGCAAGGGCAATGTGGATAAGGATGCGCTGCCCTTTACGCCCCAGGCGACGCTGTCGACGACGAACATCTCCATCGAGGACAAGAACGGCGTCTCATATCAGTACGGCACGGACTTCAAGATCGAGGGGAAATCCGTGAAGTGGCTGGGGACGAATCGCCCCGACGAGGGCGTTGCCTATAAGGTCACGTATAAGCCCGCTGCAAATGAGGAGTTCACGCTCAACGTCAAACGCGGCGTTGAGGACAAGATCGCCATGGGTACGACGACCTATGAGGACTTCGCCAAGGGAAAGTCCGTCATCAAACAGGGCGGCAGGACCTACGTGCAGGGCGAGGACTTCGACGTCGTGAGCGACGGCGGCAGCCCGGCCAAAGCCGTGGTGCGCTGGCGGCCCGAGGCGGGCTGGAACGCCCCCGGACCGGGCACGACCTACGACTTGGAGCTGACGAAGGCCGACGGGACGACGCAGACCTTCAGCGTAACGCGGGCAAACGAAGATAAGCTCACCATGAAAGAGTGGGGCTTCACCACGGCGACGGGAACGATTGACCCAACGGCCACCTACGTCTATCAGGATCCCCCGACGACCTTCGGGGGGGGGACCTTTGCGCCGTCCGCCAATACTGGCGGTAAGTTCACTTTGACCTGGACTCAGCCCTCGACGCCGCCCGTTCCCCGCATGAAGGACGGTAAGCCGATCACTCCCAGGTCTGGCGACGAGTACACGGTGGAGTACAAGCACGAGAAGAACACCTTCACCCTGTCGGACGACGGGACGGGGATCCTGAGCGCGCTGGGGCTGGACCGGAAGGACGAGGCGCACTACACGGCCGCCGAGGACGCGGAGATGATCTTGAACGGCGAGAAGGTGACGCGGTCGTCCAACAAGATCGGTCCGGAGTACAAGAACGAGCTGCTCAAGGGGGTGACGATGGAGCTCAAGGGGCGGGGGCACGTCTCCATGGATATCTCCCACGACCTGGAGGCCTCCGTCAAGGCCATCCAGGCCTTCACCGAGGCCTATAACGATGTGATGAAGTGGATCAACGTCAAGTCCTCGGAGAAGGCCGTGGACGAGACGAAGAAGGCCACCCTGCCCGCCAACGACTTCCGTATGAAGTGGGGCCTGCTCTTCGGCAACTCCCTCCTGCGCGAGGCCAAGGGCAGGATGCGCCGTTCCGTCACCCAGACCTTCTCCCACACGTTCAAGCAGCGCAAGAGCCGGGACCCCATCTACGGGACGATGGAGCAGAACGGCCTGAAGGGCCAGAGCACGCTGCGCATTACGGTGGGGGCCCGCACCGCCGAGATCACGGTCAGGCCGGAGGACACGCTCGAGTCCATCGCGGCCAGGATCAACGACACCTCCGAGAAGGGGGAGGCCAGCGCCCTGCACTACGATCCCGACGGGCGGAAGTACCCCACCCCCTTTGCCAAGGCCTCGGTCTCGGACGGCAAACTGGTGATCGACGCGGGCACGGAGCGTCCGGTTCAGGTTTCGGGCGCCCCCGTCCTTAAGGCCCTTGGCATGAACTACACCTATACGGGCCTCTATCAGATGGGGTTCAAGACAACCTCCAGAGACCACGGTAAGAGCGGCGAGCTCGAGTTCAGCTCGAAGGACTACATGAAGGCGATGACGAAGAATGCGGAGGAGGCCACGGACGTGATGCTGGCCTTCGCAAAGGATATGCAGACGTTCGCGGACGGGATGCTCCGCTCCTCCGCGGCGAGCGGCGGCAGCGGCAAGGGGGCCGCCAAGGGCGCCGTGGTGCGGGCTATCGACGGCATCGACACGGAGATCAAGTCGATAAACAAGTACCTGAAAACGTTCGAGCAGCGCCTTCAGAAGAAGAAGGAGACGCTCTTCAAACGGTTCTCCGAGGCCGAGCGCAACCTGTCCAAGCTGATGCAGCAGGCCAGCTGGCTCAACAGCGTTACGGCTCAGCTCGACGCCGCCGCGAAGAAATAATTTTTCTAAGGAAGCGCTGAAGGGAAGCGGCAAGAGAGTCTTCCGAATCGAGAGGGCGGGTTCCCGGCGGGGCCCGCCCTCTCGTGCTGTGTTATCATTTATGGCTGAGTATCAGAGACCGTCGGAGGTGTGACTGTGATTTCCAGCGACGAGAACACGAGGGTCGGGACGGGCCGCATGGATTGTGATGGTCGTGATGATTGCGGCGACCGCAGGGATAAA contains the following coding sequences:
- the fliD gene encoding flagellar filament capping protein FliD → MADMSVSGIASGINWDEMITKILNKAKKPALVMVEKRDTLGRKKEYFEEFKIALQKLNSALSPLKLSSTYKAKGIEIERIDKSGSYKGVLTATVNADAEVNVHDLEVLKLAKSQVQRSNAFSDKLSGAFTGVLSGASETYFWISIGGRRLRIEVHSEDTLESLAKRINTTLKTQRPPFGVTASVVDKKLILKSDATGLGEDTRKVSMTRSSKAYDLLGDMYIDPRALKDLVVKSKDGKKTWKRGVDFDITAGNQIRWRDYEPQTAPAGATYQVKYKAKSGDVYTTGGATYGPSDIVRGKGNVDKDALPFTPQATLSTTNISIEDKNGVSYQYGTDFKIEGKSVKWLGTNRPDEGVAYKVTYKPAANEEFTLNVKRGVEDKIAMGTTTYEDFAKGKSVIKQGGRTYVQGEDFDVVSDGGSPAKAVVRWRPEAGWNAPGPGTTYDLELTKADGTTQTFSVTRANEDKLTMKEWGFTTATGTIDPTATYVYQDPPTTFGGGTFAPSANTGGKFTLTWTQPSTPPVPRMKDGKPITPRSGDEYTVEYKHEKNTFTLSDDGTGILSALGLDRKDEAHYTAAEDAEMILNGEKVTRSSNKIGPEYKNELLKGVTMELKGRGHVSMDISHDLEASVKAIQAFTEAYNDVMKWINVKSSEKAVDETKKATLPANDFRMKWGLLFGNSLLREAKGRMRRSVTQTFSHTFKQRKSRDPIYGTMEQNGLKGQSTLRITVGARTAEITVRPEDTLESIAARINDTSEKGEASALHYDPDGRKYPTPFAKASVSDGKLVIDAGTERPVQVSGAPVLKALGMNYTYTGLYQMGFKTTSRDHGKSGELEFSSKDYMKAMTKNAEEATDVMLAFAKDMQTFADGMLRSSAASGGSGKGAAKGAVVRAIDGIDTEIKSINKYLKTFEQRLQKKKETLFKRFSEAERNLSKLMQQASWLNSVTAQLDAAAKK